From the genome of Cognaticolwellia beringensis, one region includes:
- a CDS encoding XdhC family protein, which translates to MLNNHSHFSLLEYYLNHSDKLNWVLATIVNKEGSSYRSPGAIMLVNNLGQSHGLVSGGCLEANIVLHAKKVFDNEQAHYVEYDMLEEDGYAAELGVGCKGKIGVLLQYVTAAHQRLLAMLFKRMQTGETSYLQQTFLTVEAAKKSLNAIDLFDNVGQLLMSTDQAQESIENDALSEMIKLNKAHSHIVLGQSELSFTKISAPTNLWIFGGGSDAIPLVTMAAQMGWRVTVVDHRSSYARSSSFKHAADIFRIHPDDFSQTAQFKQLDAAVLMTHNLNLDAAWLRLLHENKVAKYIGLLGPMERRHNVESLADISDITWLTRHVNGPVGLDIGGELPESIALSILAQCHSVLHNRSALALSGHFINS; encoded by the coding sequence TTGCTCAATAACCATTCCCATTTTTCCTTGCTTGAATATTACTTAAATCACAGCGATAAACTTAACTGGGTACTTGCTACCATAGTGAATAAAGAAGGTTCAAGTTATCGCTCACCCGGCGCTATTATGCTGGTGAATAACTTAGGTCAATCACATGGCTTAGTTAGTGGCGGCTGTTTAGAGGCCAATATCGTTTTACATGCTAAAAAAGTCTTCGATAACGAACAAGCGCATTATGTTGAATACGATATGCTTGAAGAAGACGGTTATGCTGCCGAGTTAGGTGTAGGCTGCAAAGGTAAAATAGGTGTATTACTGCAATATGTCACAGCAGCACATCAACGTTTGTTAGCAATGCTTTTTAAACGTATGCAAACGGGGGAAACCAGCTATTTACAACAGACATTTTTAACGGTTGAGGCAGCAAAAAAATCATTAAATGCGATAGATTTATTTGATAATGTAGGCCAGTTGTTAATGTCCACCGATCAGGCACAAGAAAGTATTGAAAATGACGCCCTGAGTGAAATGATCAAACTAAATAAAGCGCACAGTCATATAGTTTTAGGTCAATCTGAACTGTCGTTTACTAAAATATCTGCGCCGACTAACTTATGGATTTTTGGTGGTGGCTCCGATGCTATTCCGCTAGTAACCATGGCGGCACAAATGGGCTGGCGTGTAACGGTTGTTGACCATCGTTCAAGCTATGCGCGCAGTAGCAGCTTTAAACATGCCGCTGATATCTTTAGAATTCATCCCGATGACTTTTCTCAAACCGCACAATTTAAACAACTTGATGCCGCTGTGTTGATGACGCATAACTTAAATTTAGACGCGGCTTGGTTGCGTTTATTGCATGAAAATAAGGTTGCAAAATATATTGGTTTATTAGGACCCATGGAACGACGACATAATGTTGAAAGCTTAGCTGATATTAGTGACATAACTTGGCTGACACGTCATGTTAATGGCCCCGTAGGGCTAGATATTGGTGGCGAACTACCTGAGTCAATTGCCTTGTCTATTTTAGCGCAATGTCACAGCGTATTACATAATCGTAGTGCTTTGGCGTTATCAGGTCACTTTATTAATAGCTAA
- a CDS encoding GNAT family N-acetyltransferase: protein MYLSQPSDDHLVELMSWFTTENELKLWSGPNFRFPFDLHSFKHDLQLDTLASFSLLSAKSELLGFGQYYLRLGKCHLGRLVINPGFRGQGIAAHLIQQLCSKGKAELSTHACSLFVLEHNDSAIKSYQKLGFIFQSYPEELSLKNCLYMVKA from the coding sequence ATGTATTTATCTCAACCATCTGATGACCACTTAGTTGAACTTATGTCGTGGTTTACGACAGAAAATGAACTAAAGCTTTGGTCAGGGCCGAACTTTAGGTTTCCCTTTGACTTACATTCTTTTAAGCATGATTTGCAGTTAGACACTTTAGCGTCATTTTCATTACTTTCTGCAAAGTCAGAGCTGCTAGGATTTGGACAATATTATCTGAGACTTGGTAAGTGTCATTTAGGAAGGCTAGTTATCAATCCAGGTTTTCGTGGCCAAGGTATTGCTGCACATTTAATTCAACAATTGTGTAGTAAAGGTAAAGCAGAACTTAGCACCCATGCATGTTCATTATTCGTTTTAGAACATAATGACAGTGCGATTAAAAGCTATCAAAAACTTGGATTTATTTTTCAATCTTATCCTGAAGAACTAAGCTTGAAAAACTGTTTGTACATGGTGAAGGCTTAA
- a CDS encoding pseudouridine synthase has product MRLDKFICKSTELTRTEAKKLLKMGKVTVNDVAIKDPATQVHENNDICIEGQALIARSSRYIILHKPLDTICSNVDEIYPSLLHLIDVDRAFDMHIAGRLDADTTGLVLITDDGRWSHNIISPKKQCEKVYRVWLRSPLKADTAEKFTQGVQLQGEDDLTRPAKLEQVAEKEVLLTITEGKYHQVKRMFAAVGNKVVGLHREQIGPVKLADLPLGEWRYLTPEEVSAFL; this is encoded by the coding sequence ATGCGCCTCGATAAATTTATTTGCAAAAGCACCGAACTTACCCGAACCGAAGCTAAAAAATTGCTCAAAATGGGTAAAGTAACGGTGAATGACGTTGCGATTAAAGATCCCGCAACGCAAGTGCATGAAAATAATGACATCTGTATTGAAGGCCAAGCGCTAATTGCCCGTAGTTCTCGTTATATTATTCTACATAAACCGCTTGATACCATTTGCTCAAATGTTGATGAAATATATCCGTCGTTATTACATTTAATTGATGTTGATAGAGCATTTGATATGCATATTGCGGGTCGCTTAGATGCTGACACCACAGGCTTAGTGTTAATAACTGATGATGGTCGGTGGTCGCATAATATTATTTCACCTAAAAAACAGTGCGAGAAGGTCTATCGGGTGTGGCTGCGTAGCCCTTTAAAAGCCGATACGGCAGAAAAGTTTACTCAGGGCGTGCAACTGCAAGGTGAAGACGATTTAACTCGTCCTGCTAAGTTAGAGCAAGTAGCAGAAAAAGAAGTCTTACTCACGATTACCGAAGGTAAATATCACCAAGTTAAACGTATGTTTGCGGCGGTTGGAAATAAGGTGGTTGGTTTGCATCGCGAGCAAATAGGTCCAGTAAAACTTGCGGATTTACCTTTAGGTGAGTGGCGATATTTAACCCCAGAAGAAGTGAGTGCTTTTCTTTAA
- a CDS encoding substrate-binding periplasmic protein — translation MKFYFSMFTLTLMLAISFPLYSQQFLRTSYYSQNVAPQLFFDEQGRPISGILFDITHTIANQLDMQLEMLPIPRKRVEQSLETNVIDMHCVANPMWYKSIYLQWSDVIYNNPDILINRRGITALTKLSEYKKLKIGTTLGYIYPELSSYIDNENILPIPSLTPAASYKKYRQNKISGFVSASIEASYFYKNIEDSVIAMNDNEIHCALSPSLDKVTVNNINAVISTLKVTGEIDNILEKYRRIPESKLDRIQTLSD, via the coding sequence ATGAAGTTTTATTTTTCCATGTTTACCCTAACTTTAATGCTAGCGATAAGTTTCCCACTTTATAGCCAGCAGTTCCTTCGTACTTCTTATTACAGTCAAAATGTTGCACCACAACTATTTTTCGACGAACAGGGTCGTCCTATTAGCGGCATTCTTTTTGATATAACGCATACAATTGCCAATCAATTAGACATGCAACTTGAAATGTTGCCCATTCCTCGCAAAAGAGTAGAACAATCTCTAGAAACAAATGTTATCGACATGCATTGTGTTGCAAATCCTATGTGGTACAAATCAATATATTTACAATGGAGTGACGTGATTTATAACAATCCTGATATTTTGATTAACCGCCGAGGAATAACAGCTTTAACTAAATTATCAGAGTATAAGAAACTTAAAATTGGCACTACATTAGGTTATATCTATCCTGAATTATCAAGCTATATTGATAATGAAAACATACTCCCTATCCCTAGTTTGACACCCGCTGCAAGCTATAAAAAATATCGTCAAAACAAAATATCTGGTTTCGTCAGTGCATCTATTGAAGCATCTTATTTTTACAAAAATATTGAAGATTCAGTGATTGCTATGAATGACAACGAGATTCATTGTGCTCTTTCACCGAGCTTGGACAAGGTAACGGTAAATAATATTAATGCGGTGATTAGTACTTTAAAGGTGACTGGTGAAATTGATAATATATTAGAAAAATACAGAAGAATACCGGAGTCAAAGCTAGATAGAATTCAAACTTTAAGCGATTAG
- a CDS encoding DUF1244 domain-containing protein: MDKEIEIQAAVFRRLLAHLDNRKDVQNIELMNLAGFCRNCFSKWTVAEAEKLGVDVDIDTAREQVYGMPYSEWKDKHQLPATDEQLEKFNQLNPKK, encoded by the coding sequence ATGGATAAAGAAATTGAAATTCAAGCAGCGGTATTTCGTCGTTTACTCGCGCATTTAGATAATCGTAAAGATGTACAAAATATCGAGTTAATGAACCTTGCCGGCTTTTGTCGCAATTGTTTTTCTAAATGGACGGTTGCAGAAGCTGAAAAGTTGGGTGTTGATGTTGATATTGATACTGCCCGTGAGCAAGTGTATGGCATGCCGTATAGTGAATGGAAAGATAAACATCAGCTACCAGCAACAGACGAACAACTAGAAAAATTTAATCAGTTAAATCCAAAAAAATAA
- a CDS encoding CsiV family protein gives MKLTQLFLCSAALALPLTINAATQKSDDRWFDVEIILFSQLGDKSQLKESFPDTSELPKHQRVEDLLRRYLNPDIRGLKQLLPSCDSPQYEENLVKKTAKLPTLFKEKSLTELALTATEESIFDVENRTAEQNNSQFSDSTDSATLPSAANESSSIPTLPENANDEDANKAINNNTLYSETQSDALDGTTLSPEPELTAQEQEKIQNLVIAAEAEFQTLKFQYTPTTEAKLLCRIDQIHFTDYQVNNPEFDYYGFAVDKMPLLIDGQEEVGNNNTHLLSKASLQLDDIIQDLRYSKNFRPLLHMGWRQVARPEKESIPVKVYAGENFASDHQKKLVRYNKQKNQHIAQAIETTNQQSPVGISTLKNQAKNSQEEKVQAAQKLRIQEVIAQLSQVNEDTEALLTSFKTQDLSLKLGNENPLIAEPPLAPVQPWFIDGFFNIHLKHYLFITADFNILDKNLAELATAQLAANAPALANADIKIAKPIQAKAIRFKQDRRVISGEVHYFDHPYMGMIVQIRPYTKPEPEDK, from the coding sequence ATGAAATTAACCCAACTATTTTTATGTTCTGCCGCTTTAGCACTACCGCTAACGATAAATGCAGCGACGCAAAAAAGTGACGACCGATGGTTTGATGTCGAAATTATTCTTTTTAGCCAATTGGGCGATAAAAGTCAGTTAAAAGAAAGCTTTCCAGACACCAGTGAATTACCTAAACATCAACGTGTTGAAGATTTACTTCGCAGATATTTAAATCCAGATATACGTGGTTTAAAACAGCTTTTACCCAGTTGTGACTCTCCACAATATGAGGAAAATTTAGTTAAGAAAACCGCTAAGTTACCCACCCTTTTTAAAGAGAAATCTTTAACTGAGTTAGCGCTGACAGCAACAGAAGAGTCGATATTTGACGTTGAAAACCGAACAGCAGAGCAAAATAACAGCCAGTTTAGTGACTCAACTGATAGTGCAACGTTACCTTCAGCAGCAAACGAAAGTAGCAGCATTCCAACATTGCCTGAAAATGCCAATGATGAAGATGCAAACAAAGCGATTAATAACAATACGCTTTATAGTGAAACACAAAGTGATGCACTTGATGGCACTACTTTGTCGCCTGAGCCAGAATTAACGGCGCAGGAGCAAGAAAAAATACAAAACTTAGTCATAGCCGCAGAAGCAGAGTTTCAAACGCTTAAATTTCAATATACACCAACAACAGAAGCTAAATTGCTATGTCGAATTGATCAGATTCACTTTACTGATTATCAAGTAAATAACCCTGAATTTGACTACTATGGTTTTGCTGTTGATAAAATGCCTTTATTGATTGATGGACAAGAGGAAGTAGGCAATAACAACACGCATTTGCTTAGTAAAGCATCACTGCAACTTGATGATATTATTCAAGACTTAAGGTATAGCAAAAACTTCCGTCCACTATTGCATATGGGGTGGCGTCAAGTTGCGCGTCCTGAAAAAGAATCTATACCGGTGAAAGTATATGCCGGTGAAAACTTCGCTTCAGATCATCAAAAAAAGTTGGTACGTTACAATAAGCAAAAAAACCAGCATATTGCTCAGGCAATTGAAACGACTAACCAGCAAAGTCCCGTTGGCATTTCAACGCTTAAAAACCAAGCAAAGAATAGCCAAGAGGAAAAAGTTCAAGCGGCACAAAAACTGCGAATTCAAGAGGTTATTGCTCAATTATCGCAAGTAAATGAAGATACTGAAGCACTATTAACATCATTTAAAACCCAAGATTTATCGTTAAAGCTTGGCAACGAAAATCCATTAATAGCTGAGCCGCCATTAGCACCCGTACAACCTTGGTTCATCGATGGTTTTTTCAATATTCATTTAAAACACTATTTATTTATAACAGCTGATTTTAATATTTTAGATAAAAATTTAGCTGAACTTGCCACTGCACAATTAGCTGCAAACGCTCCGGCTTTGGCTAATGCTGATATAAAAATTGCAAAGCCGATACAAGCGAAAGCTATTAGATTTAAACAAGATCGACGCGTTATCAGTGGCGAAGTGCATTATTTCGATCATCCTTACATGGGTATGATAGTGCAAATTAGACCTTACACAAAACCTGAGCCTGAAGATAAATAA
- the mfd gene encoding transcription-repair coupling factor yields MSKNVSLFSPVLAKARGKSADKKVWQNLPGSSATVAIFHGALSTQQPILLLTHDTPSALRLEQELASLNRQAQLPICLFPDWETLPYDTFSPHQDIISQRLATLYQLSRMDKGIVIVPISTLIQRLAPKQYIEANSLIIQKGDKKDLHQLRQSLEASGYRCVDQVMEHGEFSARGAILDIFPMGSNTPFRLDFFDDEIDEIRLFDPENQRSSDKVDGINLLPAHEFPTDTDGTNLFRSQYREQFTSTIDKESIYHQVSNGIMPAGIEYYLPLFFEQTNTLCDYLADNTLVIISGDIDKALTHYWTDIDYRYEDRRYDPTRPLLPPSQLFLNSEELYSALKPFDRINLKPDVKEDEVKASQVQFDVHALPDLTIDHKLKQPFELLNNFVASKETPNKLLFVAESQGRRESVLELLERNKIKPNIFDTIEDFVNSDAPHGITVNALSAGFIFQAKGSAKKNAIALITEAELLGDRVRQTRRRNKQQEIQNDAIFKNLAELSIGQPVVHIDHGIGRYMGLQTIENSGITTEFLVLSYAKEAKLYVPVASLHLISRYSGADAEHAPLHKLGNDTWSKAKQKAAEKVRDVAAELLDIYAKRASNHGYSFKRDKDEYRAFADSFGFEETFDQEQAINAVISDMLSPKAMDRLVCGDVGFGKTEVAMRAAFVAVNDGKQVAILVPTTLLAQQHYESFRDRFANWPVTIEVLSRFKTTKEQNVVIKDVESGQIDILIGTHKLLQNSIKYKDLGLLVVDEEHRFGVKQKEKIKQLRANVDILTLTATPIPRTLNMAMGGMRDLSIIATPPAKRLAVKTFVRERDDALIRESILREVLRGGQVYFLHNNVDTIDKTAADIQLLLPEAKIITAHGQMRERELERVMGDFYHQRYNVLVCTTIIETGIDVPTANTIIMDRADHLGLAQLHQLRGRVGRSHHQAYAYLLTPHEKRMTKDAKKRLEAIASLEDLGAGFTLATHDLEIRGAGELLGEDQSGSMSQVGFTLYMEMLDAAVAALKDGKELSLDQVTKTQTEVDLRVAALLPDDYIFDVSLRLSLYKRIASCKNKQALDDVQVELIDRFGLLPQAAKNLVHIAKLKLKAEKLGITRIDAGPAGGTFEFSADTKVDHMFIFGLIQQQPKIYKMDGANKLKFKQVTEDAKSRFILITTMLNELAKHLRP; encoded by the coding sequence ATGAGTAAAAATGTTAGCCTTTTCAGTCCAGTATTAGCTAAAGCCCGCGGTAAAAGTGCCGATAAAAAAGTTTGGCAAAATCTCCCTGGTAGTAGTGCAACGGTCGCTATTTTCCATGGCGCGTTATCAACACAACAGCCAATACTTTTGCTGACTCATGACACCCCATCGGCATTGCGTTTAGAGCAAGAACTTGCCAGTTTAAATCGACAAGCACAATTACCTATTTGCTTATTTCCTGATTGGGAAACGTTACCGTACGATACATTTTCGCCACACCAAGATATTATTTCTCAGCGTTTAGCCACTTTATATCAGTTATCGCGCATGGATAAAGGCATTGTTATTGTGCCTATTTCCACCTTAATACAGCGTTTAGCGCCTAAACAATATATTGAAGCGAATAGCTTAATCATTCAAAAAGGCGATAAAAAAGATTTACATCAACTAAGACAAAGCCTAGAAGCTAGCGGCTACCGATGTGTTGATCAAGTGATGGAACATGGAGAGTTTTCTGCCCGTGGTGCCATTCTTGATATATTTCCTATGGGCAGTAACACCCCATTCAGATTAGACTTTTTTGATGACGAAATTGATGAAATTCGTTTGTTTGACCCAGAAAACCAGCGTTCGAGTGACAAAGTTGATGGCATTAACTTATTACCCGCCCATGAATTTCCAACCGATACTGACGGCACTAATTTATTTCGTAGCCAATACCGCGAACAATTTACTAGCACAATAGATAAAGAATCTATTTATCACCAAGTCAGTAACGGTATTATGCCAGCGGGCATAGAGTATTATTTGCCCTTATTTTTTGAGCAAACCAATACCTTATGTGACTACTTAGCTGATAACACTTTAGTTATTATCAGTGGCGATATTGATAAAGCCTTAACACATTACTGGACCGATATTGACTACCGCTACGAAGATAGACGTTACGACCCTACTCGGCCATTATTACCACCCAGTCAGCTATTTTTAAATAGTGAAGAACTTTACAGCGCTTTAAAACCTTTTGACCGCATCAATTTAAAACCTGACGTTAAGGAAGATGAAGTAAAAGCATCTCAAGTACAGTTTGACGTTCATGCATTACCTGATCTGACCATAGATCATAAATTAAAGCAGCCTTTTGAATTACTTAATAACTTTGTTGCTAGTAAAGAAACGCCAAATAAACTGCTATTTGTTGCGGAAAGCCAAGGTCGACGTGAAAGTGTTTTAGAATTATTAGAGCGTAACAAAATAAAGCCAAATATCTTTGATACTATTGAAGATTTTGTAAATAGTGACGCGCCACACGGTATTACCGTTAACGCCTTAAGTGCTGGCTTTATATTTCAAGCCAAAGGCAGTGCGAAAAAAAATGCAATCGCTTTAATCACAGAAGCAGAGTTGCTCGGCGATCGTGTTCGCCAAACCCGTCGTCGTAATAAACAACAAGAAATTCAAAACGACGCAATATTTAAAAATTTAGCCGAGCTAAGTATCGGTCAACCGGTTGTTCATATTGACCATGGTATTGGCCGTTACATGGGTTTACAAACCATAGAAAACAGCGGTATTACCACAGAATTTTTAGTGCTCAGTTACGCTAAAGAAGCCAAACTTTATGTGCCTGTTGCTTCACTACATTTAATTAGTCGCTACTCAGGCGCAGACGCCGAGCACGCACCTTTGCATAAATTAGGTAACGATACCTGGAGCAAAGCCAAACAAAAAGCGGCAGAAAAAGTACGCGACGTCGCCGCTGAATTGTTAGATATTTATGCTAAACGTGCCAGCAATCATGGTTATAGTTTCAAGCGTGATAAAGATGAATATCGTGCCTTTGCTGATAGTTTTGGTTTTGAAGAAACCTTTGATCAAGAACAAGCAATAAATGCCGTGATCAGCGATATGCTCTCACCAAAAGCGATGGACCGATTAGTGTGTGGTGATGTTGGCTTTGGTAAAACCGAAGTCGCAATGCGCGCAGCCTTTGTCGCGGTAAATGACGGTAAGCAAGTAGCGATATTAGTGCCAACTACCTTGCTTGCTCAGCAGCATTATGAAAGCTTCCGTGACCGTTTCGCCAATTGGCCTGTTACCATTGAAGTTTTATCACGCTTTAAAACCACCAAAGAGCAAAATGTTGTTATCAAAGACGTTGAATCTGGCCAAATAGATATTTTAATTGGTACCCATAAACTTTTACAAAACAGCATAAAATATAAAGATCTAGGGCTTTTAGTGGTTGATGAAGAACATAGATTTGGTGTTAAGCAAAAAGAAAAAATAAAGCAGCTACGTGCTAATGTCGATATTTTAACCTTAACGGCAACACCAATTCCTCGTACGTTAAATATGGCGATGGGTGGCATGCGTGACTTATCAATAATCGCGACACCACCAGCTAAACGATTAGCCGTAAAAACCTTTGTTAGAGAGCGTGATGACGCCTTAATTCGCGAGTCAATACTGCGTGAAGTGTTACGTGGTGGCCAAGTCTATTTCTTACATAATAATGTCGATACTATTGATAAAACCGCCGCTGACATACAGCTATTATTACCCGAAGCGAAAATTATTACGGCTCATGGCCAAATGCGTGAGCGTGAACTTGAACGTGTAATGGGCGACTTTTATCACCAACGTTATAACGTTTTAGTCTGTACTACCATTATTGAAACCGGCATTGATGTACCTACCGCCAATACCATAATAATGGACCGAGCAGACCATTTAGGTTTAGCGCAATTGCATCAATTACGTGGCCGTGTTGGTCGTTCGCATCACCAAGCTTATGCTTATTTATTAACACCGCACGAAAAACGCATGACCAAAGATGCGAAAAAACGCCTTGAAGCCATAGCGTCATTAGAAGACTTAGGCGCAGGATTTACTTTAGCAACCCATGATTTAGAAATTCGTGGTGCCGGAGAGCTATTAGGCGAAGATCAAAGTGGTTCAATGAGCCAGGTCGGTTTTACGCTTTACATGGAAATGCTCGATGCCGCGGTTGCTGCGCTTAAAGACGGTAAAGAATTATCTTTAGACCAAGTAACAAAAACGCAAACAGAAGTAGATTTGCGCGTAGCTGCTCTCTTGCCAGACGATTACATATTCGATGTTAGTTTACGATTAAGCTTATATAAACGCATTGCCAGCTGTAAAAATAAGCAAGCGTTAGACGATGTGCAAGTTGAACTGATTGACCGATTCGGTTTATTACCCCAAGCAGCGAAAAATTTAGTGCATATTGCTAAGCTAAAACTCAAGGCTGAAAAATTGGGTATCACCCGAATTGATGCTGGGCCTGCAGGTGGAACCTTTGAATTTAGTGCCGATACAAAAGTAGATCATATGTTCATTTTTGGTTTAATTCAGCAGCAGCCGAAAATATATAAAATGGATGGAGCGAATAAGTTGAAATTTAAACAAGTCACTGAAGATGCTAAATCTCGCTTTATTTTGATCACAACCATGCTAAACGAATTAGCGAAACATTTACGCCCTTAA
- a CDS encoding DUF1456 family protein: protein MTNNDVLRRLRYTFNFNDQKVIAIFAAGDLTVTREQISNWLKQEDDPTYVNCPDTTFAAFLNGFINERRGKKEGEPAKAEKRLNNNIILTKLKIAFNLKAEDIIEMLALANFRLNKPELSAFSRKPDHKNYRECKDQVLRNLLQGIDKKFHVQRRAKEQVKKAVVEEPKDKLEEVLADKNYNSAKANASKIYVNPNKTKVERKPGERKVLKLKPKDIWGE from the coding sequence TTGACTAATAACGATGTTTTACGCCGCCTGAGATATACCTTTAATTTTAACGATCAAAAGGTTATTGCTATTTTTGCTGCCGGCGATTTAACCGTAACACGCGAGCAAATTAGTAACTGGTTAAAGCAAGAAGATGATCCTACTTATGTAAATTGCCCAGATACCACATTTGCTGCTTTTTTAAATGGCTTTATTAATGAACGTCGTGGAAAAAAAGAAGGTGAACCAGCAAAGGCTGAGAAGCGTTTAAACAATAATATTATTCTAACTAAATTGAAAATAGCCTTTAATTTAAAAGCAGAAGATATTATTGAAATGCTTGCGCTAGCTAACTTTCGTTTAAATAAGCCAGAGCTAAGTGCCTTTTCTCGCAAACCAGATCATAAAAACTATCGTGAATGTAAGGATCAGGTTTTACGCAATTTGTTACAAGGTATAGACAAGAAATTTCATGTTCAACGTCGTGCTAAAGAGCAAGTGAAAAAAGCAGTAGTTGAAGAGCCTAAAGACAAATTGGAAGAAGTTTTAGCGGATAAAAATTACAATTCGGCTAAAGCCAATGCCAGTAAAATTTATGTTAATCCCAATAAAACCAAGGTCGAGCGCAAGCCTGGCGAGCGTAAAGTCTTAAAACTTAAGCCGAAAGATATTTGGGGTGAATAG
- a CDS encoding YeiH family protein, with protein MLINFQAKLLGLALCSLVAVIATIVASRYQAPIILFALLLGLSLHSFYSYSTIQAGVNFCSRELLRLCVGLLGVRIAFADIVSLGITPPLIVMVSMTLTILFGVLFARVLGLPKVFGVLSGGAVAVCGVSAAAAISTVLPNDKSQEKYFAFTVIGITTFSTLSMIFYPIVASSLGFSDQLAGVFIGGAIHDVAQVVGAGYTISPEAGDVATYIKLLRVALLMPIVMMVFFAFKEKNSKMSGGVSAFIPGFLIMFFVLAFLKNVGVLPSGLIEFIRSLSSHLLVIAIAAIGVKTSLKQVLSVGWRPVLLMGSETLFLAGLIIAGIMIFY; from the coding sequence ATGCTGATAAATTTTCAAGCTAAATTATTAGGTTTGGCCTTATGTTCCTTGGTCGCTGTTATCGCGACAATCGTAGCCAGCCGTTATCAAGCGCCAATTATACTGTTTGCATTATTATTGGGCTTGAGCCTGCATTCATTTTATAGCTATTCAACTATTCAAGCCGGTGTTAACTTCTGCTCACGCGAGCTATTGCGCTTGTGCGTTGGCTTGCTTGGCGTGCGTATTGCTTTTGCCGATATAGTATCGCTAGGTATTACGCCACCGTTAATTGTCATGGTTAGTATGACCTTAACGATTCTATTTGGTGTATTATTTGCTCGTGTTTTAGGTTTACCTAAAGTATTTGGGGTGTTGTCGGGAGGCGCTGTTGCGGTGTGCGGTGTTTCTGCGGCGGCAGCTATTTCTACGGTGTTACCAAATGATAAATCTCAAGAAAAATACTTTGCTTTTACAGTGATCGGTATTACTACGTTTAGCACCTTATCAATGATCTTTTATCCCATAGTTGCCAGCTCCTTAGGTTTTTCAGATCAATTAGCCGGCGTTTTTATTGGCGGCGCAATTCATGACGTTGCACAGGTTGTTGGTGCAGGTTATACCATTTCACCTGAAGCAGGTGATGTGGCCACTTATATTAAGCTACTACGGGTAGCACTATTAATGCCGATAGTCATGATGGTGTTTTTCGCTTTTAAAGAAAAAAACAGCAAAATGAGCGGTGGTGTGAGTGCTTTTATTCCCGGATTCTTAATTATGTTTTTCGTGTTGGCATTCTTAAAAAATGTTGGAGTGTTACCCTCAGGGTTAATTGAATTTATTCGAAGCCTATCGAGTCACTTATTAGTTATCGCCATCGCCGCCATTGGTGTTAAAACGTCATTAAAGCAAGTGCTATCGGTTGGTTGGCGTCCGGTATTATTAATGGGCAGCGAGACGTTATTTTTAGCCGGCTTAATTATTGCGGGTATCATGATTTTTTATTAA